A window of Xyrauchen texanus isolate HMW12.3.18 chromosome 10, RBS_HiC_50CHRs, whole genome shotgun sequence contains these coding sequences:
- the LOC127650836 gene encoding protein mono-ADP-ribosyltransferase PARP10-like isoform X2: MRMADVSSLDERSLEVLDIPDDVDDDLLTLYFENKRRSGGGDVVSLVRHGNKAVVVFEEADVAARILAKSHVLQETRLTVRKKTPKDPGHLLLRGLNPNTSLELVELYVENLTGMESDVDFTLYLSPSKDLVLIQLHARLSKDFQMLCDKVSKKGLDGAKISLEQVESTDSIVVANLTPNLTEDMLELYFGSRRGGEVDVLGVTMLTEGCAKVSFSDVKSVDCVLQKSHNLEGTDLIVKPYFDFLQAVVDESTVRSHNGQGTLSEETDQTETRLSSVSAPSPTASDPMTGTILEHSVALTKNVTSLVSSTATSSKVEPMDTEPSSPKEIFISVPESTKLKMLSLSNLPENLMKAHPNFEVSLKKDGVQIKGPDKLEVERLKSKVLEILSGIAQARLTYDTIKAEFLGREDVKKRLHLSLKCLPSTYSVSDCMVTVASLSHISVKQACDLIESQISEFSVPIDREYESVLFSQECSDFLGSLDFCSAKVSDTGEMITAFTLKGMEMENQEKVVQFLSTPIQRETVLTMEPGLLTFLQLHHQDLLADMGEVIFFPLETGDGLSIQGDLNACQMAEEVLRSVINSTCSKCIVVSQPGISRFLLEEEGANILAEMTAKFQVYINMEKVHWEPLEDKDIFELAWKMTPCQNFLRSSSGNSVQEFTVGAPVVSNLNAADAHTSARIEEAKRILSIIGSNLTPEHSSVGATDMEEEDLYSDQAQDASAMQEDISDQPQALQSVDVQSSSTPMNTCSLEEDARLMLAIQLSMEINQKTDADDLQKALELSKSESMSTEENMQLEKAVMISLQDTIKASNTAEIFVYANYTHDLVRVDIALGKKVGLRHCEEKFEHKILRKISSHQKRCIELIKRKHAVDINIQGTTAVISGFKDYVSEAVIELKNFLKRAANMMSDDAILKTVQWVWHEHGSTAAIPYPPDAIVFIENAWKMKEKKIDILFNNHPYSIDFEKMEEYSLASGKSVSIKRNMLSTEDLCTDDTGRETQEQTSV, translated from the exons ATGAG GATGGCTGATGTCAGCAGCCTAGACGAGAGGAGTTTGGAAGTTCTGGATATTCCTGATGATGTGGACGATGACTTACTCACGCTGTATTTTGAAAATAAGCGGCGCTCAGGAGGAGGAGATGTGGTTTCTCTggtgagacatggaaacaaagcAGTGGTGGTATTTGAAGAGGCTGATG TTGCAGCCAGAATTCTCGCCAAGTCCCATGTCCTCCAGGAAACTAGATTGACAGTGCggaaaaaaacaccaaaagaccctGGACATCTGCTGCTGAGAGGGCTCAATCCAAACACTAGCTTGGAGTTAGTGGAACTTTATGTAGAAAACCTTACTGGAATGGAGTCTGATGTGGATTTTACTCTGTATCTGTCTCCAAGCAAGGACCTGGTTCTAATACAGCTACATGCACGCTTGTCTAAAG ATTTCCAGATGCTTTGTGACAAGGTTTCTAAGAAGGGTCTTGACGGAGCAAAGATCTCTCTGGAGCAGGTCGAATCTACAGACTCCATTGTAGTGGCCAACCTGACTCCCAATCTCACAGAGGACATGCTAGAGCTGTACTTTGGAAGTAGACGTGGTGGAGAGGTGGATGTCCTAGGAGTTACCATGCTGACAGAGGGATGTGCTAAAGTGTccttcagtgatgttaaat CTGTGGACTGTGttctccagaaatcacataatcTGGAAGGTACAGATTTAATCGTCAAGCCGTACTTTGACTTCCTGCAAGCGGTGGTGGATGAGTCAACTGTGAGATCTCATAATGGACAGGGAACGTTATCGGAGGAGACAGACCAGACTGAGACTAGACTCAGCTCTGTCTCAGCCCCAAGTCCTACTGCTTCTGATCCAATGACAGGCACCATCTTAGAACATAGTGTTGCTCTCACAAAAAATGTCACAAGTTTAGTTAGTAGTACTGCAACATCATCTAAAGTTGAGCCCATGGATACTGAACCATCTAGTCCAAAGGAAATTTTCATATCTGTGCCTGAGTCCACCAAACTTAAGATGCTCAGTTTGAGTAACCTACCAGAGAACCTCATGAAAGCTCACCCCAATTTTGAGGTCAGTCTGAAAAAAGATGGTGTCCAAATCAAAGGTCCAGACAAGCTTGAGGTTGAAAGACTCAAAAGCAAAGTTTTGGAGATCCTAAGTGGTATTGCACAGGCACGTTTGACATATGACACCATCAAAGCAGAATTTCTAGGAAGGGAGGATGTTAAAAAGAGGCTGCATTTGTCCTTAAAATGTTTACCATCAACATACAGTGTGTCAGACTGTATGGTCACTGTAGCATCTTTGTCTCATATCAGTGTCAAGCAGGCATGTGACCTTATAGAGTCCCAGATATCTGAGTTTAGTGTGCCAATAGACAGAGAGTACGAATCTGTGCTCTTCTCACAAGAGTGCTCTGACTTCCTTGGCTCTCTGGATTTCTGCAGTGCCAAAGTATCGGACACCGGTGAAATGATTACTGCGTTCACCCTGAAAGGGATGGAAATGGAGAATCAAGAAAAGGTTGTTCAGTTTCTGAGCACACCAATTCAGAGGGAGACTGTCCTCACTATGGAGCCAGGACTGCTCACATTCCTACAACTCCATCATCAAGATCTACTGGCAGACATGGGAGAGGTCATCTTCTTCCCACTGGAGACCGGAGATGGATTGAGT ATCCAGGGAGATCTAAATGCATGTCAGATGGCAGAGGAAGTGTTGAGGAGTGTTATCAACTCAACCTGCTCAAAGTGCATTGTGGTCAGTCAGCCTGGCATTTCCCGCTTCCTGTTGGAGGAGGAGGGTGCCAACATACTGGCAGAGATGACAGCCAAGTTCCAGGTGTACATTAACATGGAGAAGGTGCACTGGGAACCACTAGAGGACAAG GATATATTTGAGCTGGCATGGAAAATGActccctgtcaaaactttctgaGAAGTTCCTCAGGAAATTCTGTTCAGGAATTCACTGTTGGAGCTCCAGTTGTCAGTAATCTTAATGCCGCTGATGCCCACACTTCAG CTCGTATAGAAGAAGCTAAAAGGATCTTGTCCATCATTGGCAGTAATCTGACACCAGAACACTCTAGTGTAGGAGCCACAGACATGGAAGAGGAGGATCTGTACTCAGACCAGGCCCAAGATGCCTCAGCTATGCAGGAAGATATCAGTGATCAACCTCAGGCATTGCAGTCTGTTGACGTCCAGAGTTCCTCTACACCCATGAACACCTGCAGTCTAGAGGAAGATGCGAGACTCATGTTGGCGATTCAGCTATCTATGGAGATCAACCAAAAAACAGATGCCGATGATCTCCAGAAAGCTCTTGAACTTTCTAAGAGTGAATCCATGTCAACTGAGGAAAACATGCAGCTTGAGAAGGCTGTCATGATTTCGTTGCAGGACACCATCAAAGCGTCCAATACGGCTGAGATCTTTGTGTATGCTAACTATACCCATGATCTTGTTAGGGTGGACATTGCATTGGGGAAGAAGGTGGGGTTGAGGCACTGCGAGGAGAAGTTCGAACACAAGATTCTGCGGAAGATTTCGTCCCACCAAAAGAGATGCATAGAGCTTATTAAGAGAAAGCATGCCGTAGACATCAACATTCAAGGAACGACCGCCGTCATTTCTGGCTTTAAAGATTACGTCTCTGAAGCCGTCATTGAATTGAAGAACTTCTTGAAAAGGGCAGCGAATATGATGAGTGATGATGCAATCTTGAAGACTGTACAGTGGGTGTGGCATGAGCATGGGTCCACTGCAGCGATACCTTACCCACCAGATGCCATAGTGTTTATTGAGAATGCTTGGAAGATGAAAGAGAAAAAGATTGATATTCTGTTCAACAATCATCCATACAGCATTGACTTTGAGAAGATGGAGGAGTACAGTTTGGCATCTGGGAAATCCGTGTCTATCAAACGGAACATGCTGAGCACAGAGGACTTGTGTACAGATGACACTG GTCGAGAAACTCAAGAACAGACTTCTGTATAA
- the LOC127651000 gene encoding DNA-directed RNA polymerases I, II, and III subunit RPABC4, which produces MDPQKDIQPPKQQPMVYICGECHTENEIKARDPIRCRECGYRIMYKKRTKRLVVFDAR; this is translated from the exons ATGGATCCTCAAAAAGACATACAGCCTCCTAAACAGCAGCCAATGGTCTACATTTGTGGAG AGTGTCACACAGAAAATGAGATCAAGGCGAGAGATCCCATCAGATGCAGAGAATGTGGCTACAGAATCATGTACAAGAAAAGGACCAAAAGAT TGGTTGTATTTGATGCCCGATGa